The Brachyspira hampsonii genomic interval TGTCCGTCTCTCATATAAATTTCCTCCTAATTTATATTCTTATATTTTTATGCAAAAGCAGCAGCTATACCCTCAAGATTGGTATGCCTTTTATGCATTTTACTTACATCTATATTATTTCTATCTATAAGCATCATAACCATTATATCTGTAAATAAAAACATTGATTGCTCAAGTAAAGATGCCATAGGCTGTATAGATTTTACTTCATTATCTCCTCCAAAAATTTGACCAGGAATAAATACTGTAAAATCTGCTAATTGACCATGCTCATTTTCAGGATGTGCTGTTAAAACCCCAACTTTAGCACCTGCTTCTTTAGCACATTTTATAACATTTAACTCAACATTCGTAACTCCACATATATCTATCAGTAAATCACCTTTACCTATAGATGGAGAAGTAGTATCATATACAACATATGTATCAAATCCCATATGTTTTAATCTCATAGCAAATGCTCTAACTGAAAGCTGCATGCGTCCCATAGCATACAACTGAATAGTTTTAGCCTTTTCTATTTCAGATAACAAAACTTCTATTTCATCAAGTTTTACCATCTCCAATACTTTTTTATTCTCTTGAATTACTGTATGCACCAAATCTTTATATTCCATTTTATTACCTCTTAATTTAATATATTAATTAATTAATTTAATTAATATATTAAATAGTATATTCAAAAAAATCAGATTGTCAATTTTTTATAAAAAATAAATATTTTATATAATGACTTTATTATTTTATTTAGAGTTTTTAATACATATAAAACATTTTATCAATAAATAAAATAATTTTATATAATTTCATAAATCGGTTTTACAAAATATATATTATGAATTATATTGAATGGACTTGTTAAATTTTGAATTTATAATAATGATATTATTATATAATAATTTAAAATAATATTTATAATTTTAATAATTATGACTTTGGCTGCTTATAAAAAACACAATTTATTTTACCTACAGTACATACTAGGCAGTGCCATAGATACAATACATCTACAAAAATAAGCAGAAAAATATTTCTAGTATAGAACAACTGTATTTTTATATCTAATTTAATTTATATTATAACTACAATAATATTAATTATTATATAAATAAATATTTTACATGTTGCATAAATTATATATTCAAAATTAAAAATAATATCTTTAGATACAGACACACAGCATCTAAAAAACTGTGTAGCTACATAACTATGTTCTTTACAGAAAAATATATTATAATTTCAAATACTGTATTTAAAATATAATTACATTAGAATAGTTTTGAAACAAGTCTATTAAAAGATAATAATATATATTTTAGTAATTGAACTATATAAAAATAAAAAATTGCAATGAATACAATATATTATGATATAATAATATAAATAAAAACTATTTTTTTATTAAATTTCCTGTTTTCAGAATAGACTCTATAGCAACTATACTAGCACCTACCAATACTTCATCTTCCTCACAGCTGCCTAATCTCATATCCAAATTATCATACAATTCTGGAATGACTTTCTTAGAAATATTTGATTTGAGTTTTTTCAAAAAGTCTTCCCCAAAATGAACCATTTCATCACCTATAAGAATAACATCAGGATTAACAGTATTAACTAAATTAATAATACCAATACTAAAATATTCAATATTTTTATTTACTTCTTCTACAACTAATTTATCTCCATTTTTGTAGGCAGAAACTATATCTGAAAAATTAAAATTAACATTAAGACTTGACTGATAACCATTTCCCAAAGCCATTTTTATTCTCTTGGAAAGAGCGATTGTAGAACAATAATTTTCAAGACATCCTCTATTACCGCATTGACATATAGGACCATCAATTGATATGCTAGTATGCCCTATTTCCCCAAAAGTACCTGTAGAACCTCTCAATAACTTACCATCTACTATGACACCAACACCTATACCATGACCTGCTATAACATATGCAAAAGTTTTATTTTCATTATTATATTTATTAAAATACCAGCCAGCCATAACTCCTGCTTTAGCATCATGCTCAAAAAATACAGGTATATTAAATATATTCTTAAAATAATCTTCAACTAAAACCTGTTCCCAGCCCGGAAATTCATTAACACTAATAATTCCTGTTGTTCTGATAAAAGGTCCAGGTAAACTAATACCTATAGCTATAATATTGTCTTTTTTATATTCATTAAGTAAATCATAAACTGCATTT includes:
- a CDS encoding SIS domain-containing protein, whose product is MEYKDLVHTVIQENKKVLEMVKLDEIEVLLSEIEKAKTIQLYAMGRMQLSVRAFAMRLKHMGFDTYVVYDTTSPSIGKGDLLIDICGVTNVELNVIKCAKEAGAKVGVLTAHPENEHGQLADFTVFIPGQIFGGDNEVKSIQPMASLLEQSMFLFTDIMVMMLIDRNNIDVSKMHKRHTNLEGIAAAFA
- a CDS encoding ROK family transcriptional regulator, whose amino-acid sequence is MIDKLKKSINYNDMQEMNRYLIIKLLMQLGVCSRVELSKLSGLKQATITNIINGFIKIGLVSEIGSKNGSKGRRSIAISLNSDRYKFIGVRLTRKYISIGLFDIIGKCYFTKKYNFDVNDGVRNTLYIIENAVYDLLNEYKKDNIIAIGISLPGPFIRTTGIISVNEFPGWEQVLVEDYFKNIFNIPVFFEHDAKAGVMAGWYFNKYNNENKTFAYVIAGHGIGVGVIVDGKLLRGSTGTFGEIGHTSISIDGPICQCGNRGCLENYCSTIALSKRIKMALGNGYQSSLNVNFNFSDIVSAYKNGDKLVVEEVNKNIEYFSIGIINLVNTVNPDVILIGDEMVHFGEDFLKKLKSNISKKVIPELYDNLDMRLGSCEEDEVLVGASIVAIESILKTGNLIKK